In Colwellia sp. M166, a genomic segment contains:
- a CDS encoding MacB family efflux pump subunit, with product MTDTLIKLVDVSRSFTAGDNELTVLKNINLQINRGEMIAIIGASGSGKSTLMNILGCLDKPNKGSYFINGQDTSTMGEDELAALRREYFGFIFQRYHLLSDLSALGNVEVPALYANEDKHSRQAKAKQLLTRLGLGDRLDHKPNQLSGGQQQRVSVARALVNGGDVILADEPTGALDSTSGDEMMKLLQELHGDGHTIILVTHDPNIAEFADRVIEIKDGEIISDKANGNNPSNIEQETYRVVNEGKVVEGKIVAGKAPESANNKAKKKPNKKAKNKVRERINWSRYFEALKMAIIAMSNNRLRTFLTMLGIIIGIASVVSVVALGAGSQQTIMDNIASMGTNTIEIKPGTGRGDRRSGRVHSLTAEDAKALKTLSFVDSATPTVRANVAIRYSSETVTGSVQGVGTEYFRVRGYDLAKGQYFGEDSIDALEQVAVIDVNTEQALFSGGNALGNVIFLGRLPVRVIGVTKPIESMSGNSDELNVWLPYTTVSGRIFRQDYVNDITVRVDANVSSEMAEQGIIKLLTMRHDTVDFFTINTDTIRKSIEKTSETMTLLISAIAFISLLVGGIGVMNIMLVSVTERTKEIGIRIAVGARQMDILRQFLIEAVLVCFCGGALGIGLAYLVGVLFIYTGSEFQMIYSSVSIIAAFVCSTLIGILFGYLPARNAAKLNPIEALSRD from the coding sequence ATGACTGATACACTGATAAAACTTGTCGATGTGAGCCGTAGTTTTACTGCGGGGGATAATGAACTTACGGTTTTAAAAAATATTAACTTGCAGATTAATCGCGGAGAAATGATCGCTATTATCGGCGCATCTGGCTCAGGAAAGTCGACACTAATGAACATTCTTGGCTGTCTGGATAAACCAAACAAAGGCAGTTATTTTATCAATGGACAAGATACCTCCACTATGGGGGAAGATGAACTTGCTGCATTACGACGTGAATACTTTGGTTTTATTTTTCAACGTTATCATCTCTTAAGTGATTTAAGTGCACTGGGCAATGTCGAAGTGCCAGCATTGTATGCCAATGAAGATAAACACTCTCGACAAGCAAAAGCGAAGCAACTGCTTACCCGCCTTGGCTTGGGCGATCGTTTAGATCATAAACCAAACCAACTGAGTGGTGGTCAGCAGCAACGCGTGAGTGTCGCCAGAGCTTTAGTTAATGGTGGCGACGTTATTCTTGCCGATGAGCCAACTGGAGCATTAGATAGCACCAGTGGCGATGAGATGATGAAGTTGCTTCAGGAGCTACATGGCGATGGTCATACCATTATTTTGGTAACACACGATCCTAATATCGCAGAGTTTGCTGATCGCGTTATTGAGATAAAAGATGGAGAAATTATTAGCGATAAAGCTAATGGCAATAACCCTAGCAACATTGAACAAGAAACTTATAGAGTCGTCAATGAAGGCAAAGTAGTTGAAGGCAAAATAGTTGCAGGTAAAGCACCTGAAAGTGCTAATAACAAAGCTAAGAAAAAACCTAATAAAAAAGCTAAGAACAAAGTTCGCGAGCGTATTAACTGGTCGCGTTATTTTGAAGCCTTGAAAATGGCTATTATTGCCATGTCCAATAACCGTTTGCGTACATTTCTTACCATGCTGGGGATCATCATTGGTATTGCTTCAGTGGTGTCAGTAGTCGCATTAGGCGCGGGATCGCAGCAAACAATTATGGATAACATTGCCTCAATGGGGACCAATACCATAGAGATAAAACCAGGAACAGGTCGTGGAGACCGTCGCTCTGGTCGCGTGCATTCACTCACGGCTGAGGATGCCAAGGCGCTTAAAACATTATCATTTGTCGATAGCGCTACGCCAACAGTTAGAGCGAATGTCGCTATTCGTTATTCAAGTGAAACCGTTACCGGCTCTGTTCAAGGTGTTGGCACTGAGTATTTCCGTGTACGGGGTTATGACTTAGCAAAAGGACAATACTTTGGCGAAGACAGCATCGATGCACTAGAACAAGTTGCGGTCATTGACGTGAACACCGAACAAGCACTTTTTTCAGGCGGTAATGCACTCGGTAATGTTATTTTTCTAGGTCGACTGCCGGTACGCGTTATTGGTGTGACCAAGCCAATTGAAAGTATGTCAGGCAATAGTGATGAATTGAATGTTTGGTTACCTTATACCACCGTATCCGGACGAATATTCAGGCAAGATTATGTCAATGACATCACCGTAAGGGTTGACGCAAATGTATCAAGTGAGATGGCAGAACAAGGAATTATTAAGTTATTGACCATGCGGCATGACACGGTGGATTTTTTTACTATCAACACTGACACCATACGAAAAAGTATAGAAAAAACATCTGAAACCATGACGTTACTCATTTCTGCTATTGCGTTCATTTCGTTGTTAGTTGGTGGGATTGGCGTCATGAATATCATGTTGGTTTCAGTAACTGAGCGCACCAAGGAAATAGGTATACGCATAGCCGTTGGCGCCAGGCAGATGGATATTTTACGTCAATTTTTGATTGAAGCCGTATTGGTCTGCTTCTGTGGTGGCGCACTAGGTATAGGGCTAGCTTATTTGGTCGGGGTGCTCTTCATCTATACAGGTAGTGAGTTTCAAATGATATATTCTAGTGTATCTATCATTGCCGCTTTTGTTTGCTCGACACTCATTGGCATTCTATTTGGTTATCTTCCAGCCCGTAATGCGGCAAAACTGAACCCTATTGAGGCTCTATCAAGAGATTAG
- a CDS encoding transposase — MRLRILLIITLIYRALNNGINDKGGTAAYSPSVMLKIILFGYSRGFINSRLIANACETNINYVMLLIRP, encoded by the coding sequence ATGCGCTTACGCATATTGTTGATAATCACCTTAATTTATCGAGCTTTAAACAATGGTATTAACGATAAAGGCGGCACAGCCGCCTATTCACCGTCTGTGATGCTAAAAATAATCCTCTTTGGTTATTCTCGTGGTTTTATCAACAGTCGTCTCATTGCCAATGCCTGTGAAACTAACATTAATTACGTAATGTTACTTATTAGGCCGTGA
- a CDS encoding sulfurtransferase TusA family protein, with translation MIYEYDATQDKCPVPLVNLRLILRKLTSFDGCLIRICDNGSKKDIPKLLIKQGFYFEQRNVDEHIVELIIRMEK, from the coding sequence ATGATATACGAATACGATGCTACACAAGATAAATGTCCAGTTCCACTGGTTAATTTACGCTTGATACTAAGAAAATTAACCTCTTTTGATGGTTGTTTGATACGCATTTGCGATAATGGTTCTAAAAAAGATATTCCTAAATTGTTAATCAAACAAGGGTTTTATTTTGAACAACGTAACGTTGATGAGCATATTGTTGAATTAATAATAAGAATGGAAAAATAA
- a CDS encoding nitroreductase family protein has protein sequence MIQSNTTHPIISDLEKRYTTKRYTTKRIPQDDLDVVFQAMRLSPSSINSQPWKFIVIESDEAKERMHNTFANKFQFNQPHIKTASHVILFAYNPEYTRDDYAQVIDADIKNGRTQAENREQAFGAFAFVDMNTDEQGNNATWTKAQTYIALGNTMHAAARLGIDSTPMEGVDAELIGEIFEKELNGYICDVALVLGYHDDSEDYNAKLPKSRLAKEQIIQVL, from the coding sequence ATGATCCAATCAAACACGACTCATCCAATTATTAGTGATTTAGAAAAACGTTATACTACTAAACGCTATACCACCAAGCGTATTCCACAAGATGATCTAGACGTAGTTTTTCAAGCTATGCGTCTTTCTCCTTCATCAATTAACTCGCAACCTTGGAAGTTTATTGTTATTGAGTCTGATGAAGCTAAAGAGCGTATGCATAATACCTTTGCTAATAAATTTCAATTTAATCAGCCACATATTAAAACAGCGTCGCACGTTATTTTATTTGCTTACAACCCTGAATATACTCGCGATGATTACGCACAGGTCATCGATGCCGACATTAAAAATGGTCGTACCCAAGCAGAGAACCGTGAGCAAGCGTTTGGCGCTTTTGCTTTTGTTGATATGAATACAGATGAGCAAGGCAACAATGCAACCTGGACTAAAGCGCAGACCTACATTGCTTTAGGTAACACCATGCATGCAGCCGCGCGTTTAGGTATTGATTCTACCCCTATGGAAGGCGTAGATGCTGAGCTTATTGGTGAAATTTTTGAAAAAGAATTAAACGGTTACATATGTGACGTAGCATTAGTGCTTGGCTATCACGATGACTCTGAAGATTATAACGCTAAGCTACCTAAGTCTCGTTTAGCTAAAGAGCAAATAATCCAAGTTTTATAA
- a CDS encoding efflux RND transporter periplasmic adaptor subunit: MKKNIKKTLLLVLFIAVIIAGAGYKYSLSQQVQTVFITDSVTRGNIESVVLTNGVLYPSKLVSVGAQISGLIEKIGVQLGDEIKQGDFIAQIDNLTQKNALKEAEALLKSIDAQLRAKQAQIKVATAEFTRSKKMLATSASSQADYDTAESVLAVYRAELDQLNAEKEKSIISVDNAQVNLGYTLIESPIDGTVIYVSVEEGQTVNNNQGTPSIIELAQLDVMTIKAQVSEADIINVSAGQKVYFTILGATGKKYYGVLRAIEPGPTLLSGDDSSLKIGDDEAIYYNALFDVENPDKLLRFGMTTQVSIILEKAENALLVPSQVLVKRSGLKASYQVLVKNGDQAEYRNVDVGINNKIYAQILSGLNEGDEIVISQSSGLNSTASSNAIGSPMAGLAGGSMRGQGGPGSGRGL, from the coding sequence ATGAAAAAAAACATTAAAAAGACCTTGCTATTAGTCCTTTTTATCGCCGTTATCATCGCAGGTGCAGGCTACAAATACAGCTTGTCACAGCAGGTACAAACGGTATTTATCACCGATAGTGTTACGCGAGGTAATATTGAGAGTGTGGTACTCACAAACGGTGTGTTATATCCGTCTAAATTGGTTAGTGTCGGTGCTCAAATTTCAGGGCTGATTGAAAAAATTGGTGTTCAGTTGGGCGATGAAATTAAGCAAGGTGATTTTATTGCTCAAATCGATAATTTGACCCAAAAAAATGCTTTAAAAGAAGCCGAAGCTTTACTCAAGAGCATTGATGCTCAGTTACGGGCAAAGCAAGCTCAAATAAAAGTGGCGACAGCTGAGTTTACGCGAAGCAAAAAGATGCTGGCGACTAGCGCGAGTTCACAAGCGGACTATGACACTGCTGAATCTGTACTGGCAGTTTATCGAGCAGAGCTAGATCAATTAAATGCTGAGAAAGAGAAATCTATTATCAGTGTCGATAATGCTCAGGTTAATTTAGGTTACACCCTTATTGAGTCGCCTATCGATGGCACAGTCATCTATGTTTCGGTGGAAGAGGGGCAAACGGTCAATAACAATCAAGGTACGCCGAGTATTATTGAACTGGCACAACTTGATGTCATGACCATTAAGGCACAGGTTTCAGAGGCCGATATTATAAACGTTAGTGCAGGGCAAAAAGTTTATTTCACTATTTTGGGTGCTACAGGTAAGAAATATTACGGTGTTTTACGCGCCATTGAGCCAGGCCCAACATTACTTAGCGGTGACGATAGCTCGTTGAAAATTGGTGACGATGAAGCGATTTATTACAATGCGCTGTTTGATGTTGAAAACCCAGATAAGTTATTGCGCTTTGGCATGACAACACAAGTTTCTATTATTCTTGAAAAAGCAGAAAACGCCTTACTGGTACCATCACAAGTGTTAGTTAAAAGATCTGGCCTAAAGGCTTCTTATCAGGTGCTAGTGAAAAATGGCGACCAAGCTGAATATCGAAATGTCGACGTTGGCATTAATAATAAAATATACGCACAGATATTATCAGGGCTGAACGAAGGTGATGAGATAGTGATTAGTCAATCTTCAGGTCTTAACAGTACTGCTTCCTCTAATGCTATAGGCAGCCCAATGGCTGGGCTTGCAGGTGGCAGCATGCGTGGTCAAGGTGGTCCGGGTTCAGGCCGAGGGTTATAA
- a CDS encoding ATP-binding protein, translating to MKFRTRIFSISILTVSAVLAVIVSLSWSRIMKVELEQLDARLCMEEKRIMDFYLRKERRGNSPLSTFPMASNTDNADDWLINDLTQKLRINSASQLMLFVESNESGVLTQSDGVDVQAVISTLNSESEEQFTSADRNGATVLCHLVFFEHNKSQWRASFYHTGEAQSFIAVDVSATTNQLKSTLREALIVVIPFSLLLCILGAWFITSNTIRPINRLQKSMNMVTKKDLSHRLPEHKADQEFKILIAAYNTMLERLEDSFQQISRFTADAAHELKTPLTVLRGKLEQAVINENTEQLDFNAILDEVGHLSAITRKLLLLSQADAGSMALLLEAINITDLLDELTADMELLSDELVLHCAIEQALIIQGDAVLLRQLLNNVLVNVMRYSLHEKGVTIQAKQNGGQIDVLISNFCLPMSDAVRVKLFERFYRGEPEHMQGLSGSGLGLSLAREIARAHDGELIIEASDKELFTLRLSLPITK from the coding sequence ATGAAGTTTCGTACGCGTATTTTTTCTATATCTATCTTAACGGTAAGTGCTGTGCTCGCGGTTATTGTTAGCTTAAGTTGGTCACGTATTATGAAAGTGGAGCTTGAGCAACTTGATGCCCGTCTTTGTATGGAAGAAAAGCGCATAATGGACTTTTATTTGCGTAAAGAACGTCGTGGAAATAGTCCGTTGAGCACCTTTCCCATGGCAAGTAACACAGATAATGCTGATGACTGGCTTATTAATGATTTAACGCAGAAGTTGCGTATTAACTCTGCTAGTCAACTGATGTTATTCGTTGAATCGAATGAGTCTGGTGTATTGACGCAATCTGATGGTGTAGACGTTCAAGCAGTAATAAGTACGTTAAACAGTGAGAGTGAAGAGCAATTTACCTCAGCGGATAGAAATGGGGCAACGGTGCTTTGTCATCTTGTTTTCTTTGAACATAATAAAAGCCAATGGCGAGCAAGTTTTTATCACACTGGGGAAGCACAAAGCTTTATTGCTGTTGACGTTTCCGCAACTACTAACCAACTAAAAAGTACCTTACGAGAGGCACTTATCGTTGTGATCCCTTTTTCTTTATTACTTTGTATTCTTGGTGCATGGTTTATTACGAGTAATACCATACGACCGATAAACCGCTTACAAAAATCAATGAATATGGTGACAAAAAAAGACCTTAGCCACCGCTTGCCCGAGCATAAAGCAGATCAAGAGTTTAAAATATTAATTGCTGCATACAATACGATGTTAGAGCGACTTGAAGATAGTTTTCAACAAATTTCTCGCTTTACCGCTGATGCGGCTCATGAACTTAAAACGCCATTGACGGTGCTAAGAGGCAAGCTTGAACAAGCCGTTATCAATGAAAATACCGAGCAATTAGACTTCAATGCCATTCTTGATGAAGTGGGGCATCTGTCGGCTATTACACGAAAATTGCTACTGTTGTCGCAGGCGGATGCTGGCTCGATGGCGCTACTTCTCGAAGCGATAAATATAACCGACTTATTAGATGAGTTAACTGCCGATATGGAACTGTTGTCGGATGAGTTGGTACTACATTGTGCGATTGAACAAGCCTTAATCATCCAAGGTGATGCGGTATTACTAAGACAGCTGCTAAATAATGTGCTGGTTAACGTGATGCGCTACAGCCTGCATGAGAAAGGAGTCACTATTCAAGCTAAACAAAACGGCGGTCAAATAGACGTGCTTATCAGTAACTTTTGTCTGCCTATGTCAGATGCCGTGAGAGTTAAATTATTCGAACGTTTTTATCGTGGCGAGCCTGAGCACATGCAAGGACTGTCGGGCAGCGGCCTTGGGCTAAGTCTAGCGCGAGAAATTGCCCGAGCACATGATGGCGAGCTCATTATTGAAGCGAGCGATAAAGAGCTATTTACTCTGCGACTGTCGTTGCCGATAACTAAATAA
- a CDS encoding response regulator transcription factor translates to MKILLVEDEQKIADFICEGMRTKNYTITHCVDGNQGYEIASKNTFDIIILDIMLPGRDGLDILRSIRQMGIDTPVILLTARNELGDRVQGLEMGADDYLAKPFYVEELNARIQALLRRHAGTQQHVIEVGSLQLDCINRSINCQGQSIELTSREFSLLEYLMRSPNKVLTRGQLLEHVWGYDFDPCTNVVDVCIKRIRRKLTSLESAGKMVGAIESVRGTGYRLSPR, encoded by the coding sequence ATGAAGATATTACTTGTTGAAGACGAACAAAAAATTGCTGACTTTATCTGTGAAGGCATGCGAACAAAAAACTACACGATTACCCATTGTGTTGATGGTAACCAGGGCTATGAGATTGCGAGTAAAAACACTTTCGATATTATCATTCTCGATATTATGCTTCCGGGTCGCGATGGCTTAGATATTCTTCGCTCTATTCGTCAAATGGGTATCGATACGCCTGTTATTCTTCTGACTGCTCGTAATGAACTTGGTGATCGTGTTCAGGGCTTAGAAATGGGCGCTGACGATTACTTAGCAAAACCTTTCTATGTAGAAGAGCTTAATGCTCGTATCCAGGCATTACTTAGACGACATGCCGGCACGCAACAACATGTAATAGAAGTAGGTTCGTTGCAGCTTGATTGCATTAACCGCAGTATTAATTGTCAGGGACAATCTATCGAACTCACTAGTCGTGAATTTAGCCTGTTGGAATATTTAATGCGCTCGCCAAATAAAGTCTTAACACGCGGACAATTATTGGAGCATGTTTGGGGCTATGATTTTGATCCCTGCACCAATGTTGTCGATGTCTGCATTAAACGTATTCGCCGTAAACTTACCTCACTGGAAAGTGCAGGAAAAATGGTTGGTGCCATTGAGTCAGTGCGTGGTACAGGTTACCGTTTAAGCCCACGTTAA
- the arsC gene encoding arsenate reductase (glutaredoxin) (This arsenate reductase requires both glutathione and glutaredoxin to convert arsenate to arsenite, after which the efflux transporter formed by ArsA and ArsB can extrude the arsenite from the cell, providing resistance.), which yields MLTIYHNPRCSKSRQTLALIEEKNQPVTIVEYLKTPLNTAEISQLMTLLNVSPRDMMRTKEAEFKEQNLANADDATLIAAMATTPKLIERPIVTDNTRAIIGRPPENVLSLIQVND from the coding sequence ATGTTAACTATTTATCACAACCCTCGCTGCTCAAAAAGCCGACAAACCTTAGCACTTATCGAAGAAAAGAATCAGCCAGTCACTATTGTTGAATATTTAAAAACGCCGCTAAATACAGCCGAAATATCGCAGTTAATGACCTTACTTAATGTTTCTCCACGTGACATGATGCGAACAAAAGAGGCTGAATTTAAAGAGCAAAATTTAGCTAATGCTGATGATGCAACGTTAATCGCTGCTATGGCTACAACACCTAAATTAATTGAACGCCCAATAGTAACGGATAATACCCGTGCGATTATTGGCCGCCCTCCTGAAAATGTTCTTTCACTTATACAAGTAAACGATTAA
- a CDS encoding RNA-binding S4 domain-containing protein — protein MSEHSTFDICVEPIELCKLLKIANMVGGGGEAKTMISEGHVLVNNEVVVQKRKKIRHGDIIEYNGKIIKLAYNPTKESAEFISTVVLASKNSKKKKRAKSKARVIASETITKPSL, from the coding sequence ATGTCTGAACACTCAACTTTCGACATTTGTGTTGAACCTATAGAACTTTGTAAGTTACTCAAAATTGCCAATATGGTCGGCGGTGGCGGCGAAGCTAAAACCATGATCAGTGAAGGTCATGTTTTAGTAAATAATGAAGTTGTCGTTCAAAAACGCAAAAAAATTCGCCACGGCGATATTATCGAATATAACGGTAAAATTATTAAGCTCGCTTATAATCCCACCAAAGAATCAGCAGAGTTTATTAGTACTGTAGTTTTAGCGAGTAAAAATTCAAAGAAGAAAAAAAGAGCTAAAAGTAAAGCGCGTGTTATTGCATCAGAAACGATTACTAAGCCATCGTTGTAA
- a CDS encoding DUF2069 domain-containing protein encodes MTNKPRFSTATLKKITLLGYFSLLFYMPFWLIFASDDSALSVPLIFAMFILPLLFPLKGLVQGNPYTYAWSNFIVMIYFLHSLTTLWVSADEKLWALGEFVLASIMFIAGSYYAKYRGQELGLSIRKKKAE; translated from the coding sequence ATGACCAATAAACCTCGTTTCTCAACGGCCACACTGAAAAAAATTACTCTATTGGGTTATTTTTCACTACTTTTTTATATGCCATTTTGGTTGATTTTTGCCAGTGATGATAGCGCACTATCGGTGCCGTTAATTTTTGCCATGTTTATCTTACCTTTACTCTTTCCATTAAAGGGCTTAGTGCAAGGCAACCCTTATACTTATGCTTGGTCAAACTTTATAGTAATGATTTATTTTCTGCATAGCTTAACCACATTATGGGTATCAGCAGATGAAAAGTTGTGGGCATTAGGAGAGTTTGTCTTAGCTAGCATTATGTTTATCGCGGGCAGCTACTATGCAAAATATCGTGGCCAAGAGTTAGGCTTAAGTATTCGTAAAAAGAAAGCAGAGTAG
- a CDS encoding M48 family metalloprotease — translation MFKLKPLIISLALATSLTSNVFAANTDSNKNKLPEIGSAGFSVLSIEKERQIGGEMMRQIRASQPILNDPVLTEYINDLGNRMVRNAKDVNYSFEFFVIRNEELNAFAFFGGHIAIHSGLITTASTESELASVVAHEISHVTQRHLARRLESQDKSQPIAMASMISSILLTLINPSMGIAALSTTMAASQQAGINYTRGNEKEADRVGISLLANSGFNPQGAPDFFSTMAEKYRYKSKPPAMLLTHPLPESRISDARIRAQNYSPRPLAPSLQFELAKARITARYEGNAKDHVINFQQMLDKKHYAIEAAAKYGLALAHYENKDYQIAVNQLEALLNDDSRNLFYVDALTDAYIAVKAYDKAITMLTELKLLMPNNQVVTLNLANALTEAKQYEKAEVLLQDFLVVSPGNFIANDLLTQIYRRQDKMALMHATKAEVYALLGAYPKAVDELQTGYNFVEDNPLLKKRMKGRILQLQEQQEKLKRL, via the coding sequence TTGTTTAAATTAAAGCCGCTTATCATCTCACTTGCCTTAGCGACATCGTTAACTAGCAATGTATTTGCCGCGAATACAGACAGTAATAAAAATAAACTTCCTGAAATAGGTTCAGCGGGCTTTAGCGTGCTGTCCATCGAAAAAGAACGCCAAATTGGTGGCGAAATGATGCGCCAAATTCGTGCCTCGCAACCCATACTCAATGATCCCGTTTTAACCGAGTATATCAATGATTTGGGCAATCGCATGGTGCGCAATGCCAAAGACGTCAATTATAGTTTTGAATTCTTTGTGATACGCAATGAAGAATTAAATGCTTTTGCCTTTTTTGGCGGCCATATTGCTATTCACAGTGGCTTGATCACAACAGCAAGCACTGAAAGTGAACTTGCCTCGGTTGTTGCTCACGAAATTTCACATGTAACCCAGCGCCATTTAGCCAGAAGGTTAGAATCACAAGACAAATCACAACCGATAGCAATGGCAAGCATGATTTCGAGTATTTTGCTGACCTTAATTAATCCAAGTATGGGTATAGCAGCACTGAGTACCACGATGGCGGCATCACAACAGGCTGGTATAAATTACACGCGAGGCAATGAAAAAGAAGCCGACCGTGTTGGCATATCTCTACTGGCAAACAGTGGCTTTAACCCACAGGGCGCCCCTGATTTTTTCTCGACAATGGCAGAAAAATATCGTTATAAATCAAAACCGCCAGCCATGCTATTAACTCACCCATTACCAGAATCAAGAATTTCTGACGCGAGAATAAGAGCACAGAATTATTCACCACGTCCATTAGCACCGAGTTTACAGTTTGAATTAGCTAAAGCACGTATTACTGCGCGCTATGAAGGTAATGCCAAAGATCATGTGATTAACTTTCAACAAATGTTAGATAAAAAGCATTACGCCATTGAGGCGGCAGCAAAATACGGCCTTGCCCTAGCACATTATGAAAATAAAGATTACCAAATAGCGGTCAATCAACTTGAAGCACTATTGAATGACGACAGCAGAAATCTATTTTATGTTGATGCGCTCACCGATGCTTATATTGCAGTAAAAGCTTATGACAAAGCCATAACAATGCTTACTGAGCTAAAGCTGTTAATGCCAAATAATCAAGTGGTAACCTTAAACTTAGCTAATGCTTTGACAGAAGCTAAGCAATATGAGAAAGCCGAAGTACTACTGCAGGACTTTTTAGTCGTAAGCCCTGGCAATTTTATTGCCAACGACTTACTTACTCAAATATATAGAAGACAAGATAAAATGGCATTAATGCACGCCACTAAAGCTGAGGTTTATGCCTTACTTGGTGCTTATCCTAAGGCTGTAGATGAACTGCAAACAGGCTATAACTTTGTTGAAGATAATCCGTTATTGAAAAAAAGAATGAAAGGTCGCATCTTGCAGTTACAAGAACAGCAAGAAAAACTGAAGCGCCTATAA
- a CDS encoding YbhB/YbcL family Raf kinase inhibitor-like protein, protein MKIKNIASLIPIVSIASLILLMSTAAKADTALKLFSPAFLDNQVLPVQFTCEGDGISPPLNWQGVPDDAKSLVLIMDHMPIDHRPNKNPPPLRHKEAKTKKPEGLRWYWSVYNIPASVSGIASGANVDVSSNKENEQPVGTFGSNVVNDNNEYAPPCSKGPGLKNYTFHLYALSKMLVLPDSKHVSAETLRASMHGVVLASDALTVSFERSCQSRAKPRLEQGSQQDNQQEEKRHPPSTLPLCEQAKSTTDEDAHASASQR, encoded by the coding sequence ATGAAAATCAAAAATATTGCTTCCCTTATTCCTATTGTATCGATAGCAAGCTTGATACTACTAATGTCAACGGCAGCTAAAGCCGATACAGCCCTTAAACTTTTCAGCCCTGCGTTTTTAGATAATCAAGTACTACCCGTTCAGTTTACCTGTGAAGGTGACGGTATTTCGCCGCCATTGAATTGGCAAGGTGTGCCTGATGATGCGAAGTCTTTGGTGCTGATTATGGATCATATGCCCATAGATCATAGACCTAATAAAAATCCACCTCCTTTACGGCACAAAGAAGCTAAAACCAAAAAACCAGAAGGGTTACGTTGGTATTGGAGTGTTTACAATATTCCAGCGAGTGTCTCTGGTATTGCATCGGGTGCTAACGTGGATGTTAGTTCTAACAAAGAAAACGAGCAGCCAGTCGGTACGTTTGGTAGCAATGTAGTCAATGATAATAATGAATATGCGCCACCTTGTTCAAAAGGTCCAGGCTTAAAAAACTACACATTTCATCTGTATGCACTTTCAAAAATGTTAGTGCTACCTGACTCAAAACATGTATCAGCAGAAACTTTACGAGCAAGTATGCATGGTGTTGTCTTAGCTTCTGACGCTTTAACCGTTAGTTTTGAGCGCAGTTGCCAATCGCGAGCAAAACCTCGCTTGGAACAAGGTAGTCAACAAGATAATCAGCAAGAAGAAAAAAGGCATCCACCATCAACATTACCATTGTGTGAGCAAGCTAAAAGTACAACCGATGAAGACGCTCACGCTAGTGCTTCTCAAAGGTAA